Genomic segment of Oncorhynchus kisutch isolate 150728-3 unplaced genomic scaffold, Okis_V2 Okis03b-Okis08b_hom, whole genome shotgun sequence:
TAGAAAGGTAACTCCAAACACATTTCAACTAAGAGCAGTTATAGCTGGTTAAACAAATGTGTTGGCAAAAATGTATGTTCAAGTCAACAAAGCTTACCAGCAGTCCTTTCACGGGTGCTTTTTCAAAGCCTATGTTAGATACTGCAGTGAGTGTATTGACTCCAACCAGTGTAATTTGGTCAATattaggagttgagaaataaagttgAGAAATAAGATATTCTCTTATTTTCTACTGTAGGTATGCaagtcaaaatgtgtttattctgttgttACTAGACATATTCATAAAAACATTGAAAtatgtttagtttttttattcatatttttgcGGACCCCTGGTTGAATACCTCGGCCATAGAGTGGTAAAATATCACTCTGAATGGAGTGACTGTGTAAAAACCAACTAGCTTTTATTAAAAAACAATAATGATCCGGACCAGGGAACACAATCAAAAGAATGTTGGCTCGCACTGGTCAGGGATGAGTTTCCCAAAAACCTAAAGATCATGTTTAGCATTAAGATCATCATTCCTTCATTGCCTAACCAATCTTAAAGCTATGTGCTGTAGTCTTAGTCTATTACCTCATCAGTTTAAGATATGAAGCCTATTTTTCCTCTTGACTGTTGTTCCCCTCAGGTGGACTGGGATAGCTGACAAATGATTACATCTGTGAAACACACTAAAAGACACAAACCATAAAATATGAAAGATGACCTTGCTGAGCCACCCTGTTGTGGCATCTTACCTCACATACACATTTGTAATCTAAGGTGCTCTATATTGCATTTATGTCACACTGTGAACAGAGGTTTGTCCCACAGGCACAATCACATGAAAATTCTTCCTATCTATGCTATCGAAGAAACAAGAAAGGGAAATGTGTTAAAAATGCCTACAGTCCATCCACTTTCAAATCCAATTGGATTTTTCAAATGGATGCATTCTTTGTTATTTCAAAGCTCAATCTGCTCACTATGATAGTACAGAAGGGTATTAAATTCCTTTTTAGACACAGAGGCTATACAGTACCTGATGGATCATTTGCCTAAGTTACTTTCATTAGAGCCCAGCAGGTGTCATTTGAATGGTTTAACGTTTGCTCTGAGAGTACATTGGAACATCGAAAGGCAGTGCATGATGGGAAACCAACTCTAACAGGTATATTAATACATAATGTTTGTTTAATCTCAGATCGACGTGTAAGATAATACTTTCTAGAAAATGTTCATCGTGACTTGTGATTAAAAGGCATAGTTAAAACCTTTTAAAGGGATCATTTACATTTGTCAAAGTTTTTCAGACCTCAAACCTTATCTAAAGAGTGAAGGCCATTTGCACGTCATTTATTGCGTAGGTAGATGTACACCAGGAGGCCTTGCCATCCCAAATGAATAGTAAAAAATGTGTACCTTAAATCCAATATTAAGACATTCTTAGCAACTGAGTGTACATTTACCTTCACCACCAGCAGAGGACAAAATCTGCTTTCCTTAAGTATTTATTTTGTATAATTCCATATAATTTGGTTAAATGACTATTATATAAACTTTAAAACATTAGACAAGAAGAGCTAAGGGTCTATCTTTTCCTGAAGAAATTCTGCTGTATTAAAACTTCTCTTTGTTGACAGTTGTTTGAAATGCAGTTATGCAAGATTATGGTTCTGGCTTTCCAAGATTACATTAAAACTCATTAACCTAATTAGACTCTACATGGCATTGCATTACTGGCTTTGTCGCAAagggcatcctattccctatccaCTATTTGGGATGTACTCACAGTCTTCTTTAATTCCATTACAATGTTTATGAAAGACTGGCTTATCACACCCTATGGAAATTAATAACACAATGTAATTAATTTTGCCACATGTATCTGTGCTGTAGAAATAGCTTTGAAAATTGAACAACCATATTATCCAAGTCACGCACCTCAATATCCGAGGGCTGTGCAATCCAAGAAAAGCAGTTCTtgttaaattaattaaaaataaagAGAGTCGTACACTCTTTGTATGAACTTCCAGTAATTTACTGGGTAAACCACCAACGTTTTAGCCTCAGCTTACCTTCTGCAGGGTCTTTTCTTATTAAATGCCTTGTTACCAATGAATCAGAGATACTCTGAACCTTTTtatcaatattttattttttttttttttttttatttcacctttataggCTTCATATCTTAAACTGATGAGGTAATAGACTAAGACTACAGCACATAGCCAATATATGTGGCATAAATGTCAAGACCTCCCGGGAGAAGTATTGTGTCTAAAGGGAAGCTATAGTATTGCCAGCTTAGAAACAGAATGGGCAGAACAAACATTTCATATGAATGTCCAAAACACGGTGGAAAGTGAAGGGCGAAGAAAGAAGCCTTACTGTAAGTGACATAATTCTCCAACTGGTCATTTAAACCTTTACGGACACATTTCATTTCTTTCATGCTCTGTAAGAGATGCAGAAAACTGTTCATGTCAAAAGGTTCACATACCACCAGCTTATCAGAAGTTAAGTTGTTGGACGATGGTGGTCTTGTGAAGCGCTGTGGTTTAGGCCTGCTTGAAGCTCACTCTTCTCTGGGGTGGGACTGCAGTATGTGGACAGCATTGACTTCTGCCGATATCTTCACCGCTTCCTATTCACGGTAGCTCTTCAGCTGCCTCTTGAGTTCTGAGACAGATTCCTTCACTGGATGGTGGCATGTAAACTCTTTagacacaggggggggggggggtaggcttTGTTGACTGTGACTGCAGTATGTGGACAGCTTTCACTGCTGTTGATAACTTCATTGCTTCCTTCTCACAGTAGCTCTCCAGCTGCCTCTTGAGTTCTGAGACAGATTCCTTCACTGTCTTAAAAACCAACCTTGGTTAAGGATGGTGGCAGGTAACTCTTCagacacaggggggggggggggggggggggggggggggtactatggTCTTTGAACCTCTGAAGGAACAGGATGTTGTCCTCAGTGTGTGAGAACTGCTCCATCTCAGCACATCTCCTCCTGAGCTCAGTCACTTCCTGCTCCAGTTGCTCCAGGAGTCCTTCAGCCTGACTCACTTCATCCTTCTCCTGGGCTCTGATCAGCTCCTTCACTTCAGAGTGCCTTCTCTCAATGGAGTGAATCAGCTCAGTAAAGATCTTCTCACTGTCGTCCACTGCTGACTGTGCATGTCGTCCACTGCTGCCTGTGCAGATCGTCCACTGCTGCCTGTGCAGGTCGTCCACTGCTGCCTGTGCAGGTCGTCCACTGCTGCCTGTGCAGATCGTTGTTAAGATACACAGAAAGAGAAGATGGATACATTTCAACCAGCCCACTCACTCACCCCGGACATGTAAATATTATAgacttatacactgagtgtacaaaacgttaggaacaccttcctaatattgagttgcaccaccttttgccctcagaacagcctcaatttgttggggcatggactctacaaggtgtctaaagcgttccacagggatgttggcccatattgactccaatgcttcccacagttgtgtcaagttggttggatgtccttcgggtggtggaccattcttgatatgcACGGGAAAccgttgagtgtgaaaaacccatcaACTcaaactggcacctactaccataccccattcaaaggcacttaaatcttttgtcttgaccattcaacctctgaatggcacacatacacaatcaatgtctaCATTTTCTACAGGCTTaagaatccttctttaacctgtctcctccccttcatctacactgattgaagtggatttaccaagtgacatcaataagggatcatagctttcacctggattcacctggtcagtctatgtcatggaaagagcaggtgttcctaatttacactcagtgtatatagacatatactgtatatttatactATAAATGTGTGCCTAGTATGCATGAATTCCCACAGAAAGTGAAAACTGGTTTTATAGAACAGCAAGGATGTATTCGCTTGTGAACCATTCTTTTGTTGATTAGTTctttataataaataaaaaagctAATCTAGAGAGTGGGACTGATGCTGCAAATCGGCACATTGCTAAAGCTTGATGGTACAATGCATTAATGATTCAATGTGTTAATGTTATATTTTCCTTGTTTCTGTCCCGAATAAAATACATATCTATTAACCAGGTAGTTTGgttcctggatgctgattggctgaaacagcatTCCTGCCGTGTATTTCATTCAgacaatataccacgggtatgacacaaAACTACTTGTTTATTGTTATATTTATGATGGTAACCTATTTATAATAGCAaaaaggcacctcaggggtttgtggtatatggccaatataccaccacTAAGGCCTGTATCCAAGCTCCCCGCTGACAGTTATGCCTAAAAACAGCCCTTAGGCGTGATATATTGGCTAATATACCGAAACTCCTCCTCCTTAAGTCTAATAGAGCTCCCCAGCTTGTTCTAAAAACCCCgaaatgagttacctctggtttGTTCAGTCTTTCCTATGGGGAAAATTACTGCGGAAAGAATAAACGCCGAAAATAAGGTTTGAGGTTAGCACAGACTTAGGAGATGTTACAGGTTTttttcacaccctgatctgtttcacctgtctttgtgcacgtctccacccccctccaggtgtcgcccatcttccccattatccccagggtatttatacctgtgttctctgtttgtctgttgccaattTGTTTTGTTTGTGAAACCTACCAGCGTTTGTTCCCCTACTCCTGTCTGTTTCTTGCTCCTGGTTTCTAgtccttcccggttttgacccttctgcctgccctgagcctgccgttCTGCACCTTGCCCAcctcactggattattgacccctgtctgccctgaccctgagactgcctgctgttctggacCCTTTGCACCTTCTCTGGAtgactgacctctgcctgcctttgacctgtcgtttgcctgcccctgtattAACTTTTTTCTTCGACCCATCTAGATCATACCTGAAATGTGATAGTTTTGTTCTGTGAGACAATACTAGTCAGTTAACATTAACTTTTATGAAGCCTTTACGTGCTTTGTGCTTTTTATGACTACATAAAGGCTTAAATTCCCAAAAAGTGAAGTTAGCTGATGAAGATGATCTCATAGAACTAAACTTAACCTAAGTCTGTTTACCACAGACATACTTTTTTAGAACTTATACAAACCCCTAGATTAATTTtcccataggctttgtccaacgaacctggcggagttagtgcctacaaaaagatgTCACTTCTATTGCTCTCTATGTAGATGGTCCCAACACTCACCTTCAGAGAGTCCACAGCCTGTCTCAGCTTCTGCATCTCCTTCTTTATCTTCTGGATTCTCTGCAGGGATTTCTGTTGATTTCCCCTCACCTGCTTCTGTTTCTCAGTCCTTTCTCTTGTAGCTGAGACTGTATCATGGCCTTTATGTTTATCTATCATACACAGTAAACTTCCAGCAGTTTGTCATGATGAGAGTAGATCTTCTCCTGTAGTTGTGTGGAGGCTTCGACCAGGTTGTGCTTCTTAAAGGCAGGAGATTGATAGTGAGGCTGGAGGTCAGTCTCACAGTAAGAGGCCAGACACACCAGACAGGATTTGGGTATGTACTGAATAGGTCTATTCttgtcaacaacagccagtgCAAGAATCACACTCCACATCTCCAGGTTCAGCATAACAGTGTGCAGGAAAAGTAGCTTGAAGCAAAGTGTTTCTGCTCAGAACAGGTCTTGGGACAACGTGTCTGTCGGCACTCTGGGCAGCTGTAGACAGCCTTCAGATCATCCTGATCCCAACAGCCCTGAATACAGCCCATACAGTAGCTGTGTCCACAGGCAGTAGTCACCGGATCCTTCAGTAGATCTTTAAAAAATGCCTCTGCCATTTTGATACGGCACACTAACAAACTGTGCTGCCAAATAGGAGAGATAACTTTAGTTTTCCTTGTTTGTGCTGAGGAATAGGAGTGGCTGCCACATGGCTATTATGTAACTTCCTGCTTCAATGTGTGTGCAGAGTGCAATGTTCAGTCAGTGCCTACAGGGGGGCATTTGAGTTATCCTGCCCCTGTTACTCTGTCTTTTCTGCTCTGGCTGAGACTGTTTCATCATGGCCTTTATGTTGATCCATCGTACACAGACAACAGATACACTGCTAATCGGTACGACAGTTAACCTCCAGCAGTTTGTCATGATGAGAGCAGATCTACTCCTGAAGACTGGCTGGCTTTGAGTTTTGCCTTAGTGCAGAGCAGAGGTCCCAATTCTCCTGGTCAGTGTCTTTCATGACTCAACAGAGGAATCTGTACGTCCTGATCTCCAATAGACGGAATACACACACTACTGACCTGCTCTGTGCTACTACAGCACAGCATGGGAAGAGTTATACTGGTGCAAAGTCAATAGACTCA
This window contains:
- the LOC116359561 gene encoding shootin-1-like codes for the protein MPQQIEAVLRAKGSSGRPAQAAVDDLHRQQWTICTGSSGRHAQSAVDDSEKIFTELIHSIERRHSEVKELIRAQEKDEVSQAEGLLEQLEQEVTELRRRCAEMEQFSHTEDNILFLQRFKDHSTPPPPPPPPPLCLKSYLPPSLTKVGF